The Sulfurihydrogenibium sp. YO3AOP1 genome has a window encoding:
- the mtnC gene encoding acireductone synthase: protein MIKAILTDIEGTTTPISFVKDVLFPYSYEKIEEFVKNNLQNPQVQKIIEDVKKEINKSDASLEEVIENLKSWIVEDKKITPLKELQGLIWEEGYKSGKLQGFVYPDAYNKLKEWFDSGIKIFIYSSGSVKAQKLLFSNTNYGDLNYLFSGYFDTNIGNKKDKQSYVKIAKEIGFSPSEILFLSDNPDEIIAAASAGYNVIRLVRPLDADHIDNFPYKQVESFDEIEIGRV from the coding sequence ATGATAAAGGCAATTTTAACAGACATAGAAGGCACAACAACGCCAATCTCTTTCGTAAAAGATGTATTGTTTCCTTATTCTTATGAAAAAATAGAAGAGTTTGTAAAAAACAATCTTCAAAATCCACAAGTACAAAAAATTATAGAAGATGTAAAGAAAGAGATTAATAAAAGTGATGCTTCTTTGGAAGAGGTGATAGAAAATCTTAAAAGTTGGATAGTTGAGGATAAAAAAATTACTCCTTTAAAAGAGTTGCAAGGGCTGATTTGGGAAGAGGGTTATAAATCTGGTAAACTGCAGGGCTTTGTATATCCGGATGCTTATAATAAGTTAAAAGAATGGTTTGATTCTGGAATAAAGATTTTTATATATTCCTCCGGTTCTGTAAAAGCTCAAAAGCTCTTGTTCTCTAATACAAATTATGGAGATTTAAATTATCTATTTTCTGGCTATTTTGATACCAACATCGGAAATAAGAAAGATAAACAGTCTTATGTAAAGATTGCAAAGGAGATAGGATTTAGTCCTTCAGAGATTTTATTTTTATCAGATAATCCGGATGAAATAATAGCAGCTGCTTCTGCTGGATATAATGTTATTAGACTTGTAAGACCGTTGGATGCTGATCATATAGATAATTTTCCATACAAGCAGGTTGAAAGTTTTGATGAGATAGAGATTGGGAGGGTGTGA
- the rnhA gene encoding ribonuclease HI: MKTIKIFADGSSLGNPGPGGYCSIITDGEKKAIVKGGEKQTTNNRMELMAVIKALEKIKNSYNIELYTDSKYVVDGINSWLEKWKKNGWKTSNKKDVLNIDLWQKLDQLLQRHNVKAYWIKGHNGHPENEYCDKVAKMEALKYMQNEEK, encoded by the coding sequence ATGAAAACAATAAAAATTTTTGCCGATGGTTCAAGTCTTGGAAATCCTGGACCCGGTGGTTATTGTAGTATCATAACAGACGGAGAAAAAAAAGCTATTGTAAAAGGTGGAGAAAAGCAAACTACGAACAATCGGATGGAATTGATGGCAGTAATAAAAGCCCTTGAAAAGATTAAAAATAGCTATAATATAGAGCTTTACACTGATAGCAAATATGTAGTTGATGGTATAAACAGCTGGCTTGAAAAATGGAAGAAAAACGGCTGGAAAACATCAAATAAGAAAGATGTGCTTAACATAGATTTATGGCAAAAATTAGACCAGCTTTTACAAAGACATAATGTAAAAGCATATTGGATTAAAGGACATAACGGACATCCTGAAAATGAATACTGTGATAAAGTAGCAAAAATGGAAGCATTAAAGTATATGCAAAATGAAGAAAAATAA
- the radA gene encoding DNA repair protein RadA: MKKNKVKTIYVCNECGATYPTWVGRCSVCGAYNSVVEEIKQDTKTVFKPQSTSQALPITKLKKEAEVKRYSTGFESLDNALGGGFVDGQVVLVSGEPGVGKSTLLLQISSYFANDKKVLYISAEESQYQIYIRAERLNALKENLYILSETNLEAILQAIENIKPDLIVLDSVQTVYSENLESPAGSVSQVKYVSSKITEISKSKSIISLIVGQVTKEGSIAGPKVLEHLVDTVAQFEGERGYAYRILKVIKNRFGSSGELAVFNMTEKGMEEVLQPSSFFLAEKPESASGSVIFPFTEGSKPILVEVQALVSKTFYPVPQRRAQGIDLNRLSIIIAVIEKELKINLKDKDIFVNVVGGINIDEPAVDLAVATAIYSSYKNLPIPEKTAVFGEIGLTGEVRSVYYTDIRLKECEKLGIKNVLCPVQKEDSKLNIITIKKVSQLNQIWQP; the protein is encoded by the coding sequence ATGAAGAAAAATAAGGTAAAAACAATTTATGTATGTAATGAGTGTGGGGCAACCTATCCAACGTGGGTAGGAAGGTGTTCTGTATGTGGTGCGTATAATTCTGTTGTTGAAGAGATAAAACAAGATACAAAAACAGTTTTCAAACCACAATCAACTTCTCAAGCATTGCCAATAACAAAGTTAAAAAAAGAAGCAGAAGTAAAGCGATATTCAACAGGATTTGAAAGCTTAGATAATGCACTTGGCGGTGGATTTGTAGATGGTCAGGTTGTTCTTGTCTCCGGTGAGCCGGGGGTTGGTAAGTCTACACTACTTTTACAAATCTCATCTTACTTTGCAAATGATAAAAAAGTTTTATACATATCAGCTGAAGAATCTCAGTATCAGATTTACATTAGAGCAGAAAGATTAAATGCCCTAAAAGAAAATCTTTATATTTTATCTGAGACAAATCTTGAAGCAATTTTACAAGCTATTGAAAACATCAAGCCGGATTTGATAGTTTTAGATTCTGTTCAAACTGTCTATTCAGAAAATTTAGAATCTCCCGCCGGCTCTGTAAGTCAGGTTAAGTATGTAAGCAGTAAAATAACAGAAATTTCAAAATCTAAATCAATAATATCCTTGATAGTAGGTCAGGTTACAAAGGAAGGAAGCATCGCAGGTCCAAAGGTTTTAGAGCATTTGGTAGATACAGTAGCTCAGTTTGAAGGTGAAAGAGGTTATGCTTACAGAATCTTAAAAGTGATAAAAAACAGATTTGGCTCTTCCGGAGAGCTTGCAGTTTTTAACATGACAGAAAAAGGAATGGAAGAAGTTCTACAGCCCTCTTCTTTCTTCTTGGCAGAAAAGCCAGAATCTGCAAGCGGTAGCGTAATCTTTCCATTTACAGAAGGGTCTAAACCAATACTTGTTGAAGTTCAAGCTCTTGTATCTAAAACTTTTTATCCTGTTCCACAGAGAAGAGCCCAAGGAATTGATTTAAATAGACTTTCTATAATCATTGCTGTTATAGAAAAAGAGTTAAAAATAAATCTAAAAGATAAAGATATCTTTGTAAACGTAGTTGGTGGAATAAATATTGATGAGCCTGCAGTAGACCTTGCAGTAGCAACAGCCATTTATTCTTCTTATAAAAATCTGCCAATCCCAGAAAAAACAGCAGTTTTTGGTGAAATAGGTCTAACAGGTGAAGTTAGGTCTGTTTACTACACAGACATCAGATTAAAAGAGTGTGAAAAGCTTGGAATAAAAAATGTTTTATGTCCTGTGCAAAAGGAAGATAGTAAATTAAATATAATCACTATAAAGAAAGTTTCTCAGCTAAATCAAATATGGCAACCTTAG
- the sdhA gene encoding succinate dehydrogenase flavoprotein subunit produces MLSYDVLIVGAGGAGLMAALEASKAKDVKVGVVTKVYPTRSHTGAAQGGINAALANFDPSDSPEVHTFDTVKGSDYLGDQDAIEFMCYEAPKRIYELEHLGVPFSRLPDGRIAQRPFGGAGFPRTCYAADKTGHVILHTLYEQCLKNDVEFLNEWFVTELIIDNNEAKGVIAIDIRSGEVHAIKAKAVIFATGGYARVYWVRNTNAIGSTGDGMAICYRAGIPLKDMEFVQFHPTGLRSTGILVTEGARGEGGYLINNKGERFMARYAPQKMELGPRDLVARSIETEILEGRGWGEGMMAYVHLDLRHLGAEKIKSRLPQIRQLCIDFEGVDPIEEPIPVRPTAHYSMGGIDVRDYKTSMTGVNGVFAVGECACVSVHGANRLGGNSLLDLVVFGKPAGAAAVEYARSKSADNFNLKAEEERARREIEQLLKKESKENINNIRIELAQTMWDKVGIFREEKPMLEAIEKIKELKERYKLLAPGDSGKIFNTALINYIELGYLLDLAEAIATTAVLRKESRGAHARRDYPNRDDENFLKHSLSYYTPEGPKVEYSEVKITKYQPQERTY; encoded by the coding sequence ATGCTAAGCTATGACGTTTTAATAGTTGGAGCCGGTGGAGCTGGATTAATGGCTGCACTTGAAGCAAGCAAAGCAAAAGATGTTAAAGTAGGGGTTGTTACAAAAGTTTATCCAACAAGGTCTCACACAGGTGCAGCCCAAGGTGGAATTAATGCTGCTCTTGCAAACTTTGACCCATCAGATAGCCCAGAAGTTCATACTTTTGACACTGTAAAAGGTAGTGATTATCTTGGAGACCAAGACGCTATAGAATTTATGTGTTATGAAGCTCCAAAAAGAATATACGAATTAGAACACTTAGGAGTTCCATTTTCAAGATTGCCAGATGGAAGAATAGCACAAAGACCTTTCGGTGGCGCTGGATTTCCAAGGACATGCTATGCAGCAGATAAAACAGGACACGTAATCTTACATACATTATACGAACAATGCTTAAAAAATGATGTTGAATTTTTAAACGAATGGTTTGTAACAGAGTTAATCATAGATAACAACGAAGCCAAAGGTGTTATAGCTATAGATATAAGAAGTGGCGAAGTGCATGCAATAAAAGCAAAGGCCGTTATCTTTGCAACAGGTGGCTATGCAAGAGTTTACTGGGTAAGAAACACGAATGCTATAGGTTCAACCGGTGATGGAATGGCTATTTGCTACAGAGCGGGCATTCCGCTTAAAGATATGGAGTTTGTTCAATTCCACCCAACAGGATTAAGGTCTACTGGTATACTTGTTACAGAGGGTGCAAGAGGTGAAGGTGGATACTTAATCAACAATAAAGGCGAAAGATTTATGGCAAGATATGCTCCACAAAAGATGGAGCTTGGTCCAAGGGACCTTGTGGCAAGGTCTATAGAGACAGAAATCCTTGAAGGTAGAGGTTGGGGCGAAGGAATGATGGCATACGTCCACCTTGACCTTAGACATCTTGGAGCTGAAAAAATCAAATCAAGACTTCCTCAGATTAGACAGTTATGCATAGATTTTGAAGGTGTTGACCCAATAGAAGAGCCAATTCCAGTTAGACCAACAGCTCACTACTCTATGGGTGGTATTGATGTAAGAGACTATAAAACAAGTATGACAGGCGTTAATGGTGTGTTTGCAGTTGGTGAATGTGCATGTGTTTCTGTTCATGGAGCAAACAGACTTGGGGGAAACTCTTTACTTGACTTAGTAGTATTCGGAAAACCGGCTGGAGCTGCTGCAGTTGAGTATGCAAGAAGCAAATCAGCAGATAACTTTAACTTAAAAGCAGAAGAAGAAAGAGCAAGAAGAGAAATTGAACAACTTCTTAAAAAAGAAAGCAAAGAAAACATAAATAACATCAGAATTGAGCTTGCTCAAACAATGTGGGATAAAGTTGGAATTTTCAGAGAAGAAAAACCAATGCTTGAAGCTATAGAAAAAATTAAGGAGTTAAAAGAAAGATATAAACTCCTTGCTCCGGGTGATAGCGGAAAAATCTTCAATACAGCTCTTATAAACTACATAGAGCTTGGATATCTCTTAGACCTTGCTGAGGCTATCGCAACAACGGCAGTGTTAAGAAAAGAAAGCAGAGGTGCTCACGCAAGAAGAGACTATCCAAACAGAGATGATGAAAATTTCTTAAAGCACAGCTTATCTTATTACACACCAGAAGGTCCAAAAGTAGAATACTCTGAAGTAAAAATCACAAAATATCAACCGCAAGAAAGAACTTATTAA
- the modB gene encoding molybdate ABC transporter permease subunit, which yields MDFLEIIKQIDFEPFYLTFKLASLTTIILLIIGIPVACFIAYSRSKFKSFFETVIALPLVLPPSVLGFYLLLILSRNGFLGSFWEKYFGHQLAFHFEGILIASVIFSFPFMVHPLVSGFKSIDKGMIEASYTLGKSKLKTLFKVILPNIKPSILSGITLSFAHTVGEFGVVLMVGGSIDGETKVVSIAIYDAVEKLDYTSAHVYSAILFGFSFFILLVVYMFNSSGFGVKR from the coding sequence TTGGATTTTTTGGAGATTATTAAGCAGATAGATTTTGAGCCATTTTATTTAACGTTTAAGCTTGCATCTTTAACGACTATTATTTTACTTATAATTGGCATTCCTGTAGCATGCTTTATAGCATATTCAAGATCTAAATTTAAATCTTTCTTTGAAACAGTTATTGCATTGCCTCTTGTGTTACCGCCATCAGTTTTAGGGTTTTATCTGCTATTAATACTAAGCAGAAATGGATTTCTTGGAAGTTTTTGGGAAAAGTATTTTGGACATCAGCTTGCTTTTCATTTTGAAGGAATTTTGATAGCTTCAGTAATATTTAGCTTTCCTTTCATGGTTCATCCGTTGGTTTCTGGATTTAAAAGCATTGATAAAGGTATGATAGAAGCATCTTATACTCTTGGGAAATCTAAATTAAAAACGCTTTTTAAAGTTATTCTTCCTAACATAAAGCCGTCAATTTTAAGTGGCATTACTTTATCCTTTGCACATACTGTTGGTGAGTTTGGAGTTGTTTTAATGGTTGGTGGTAGTATAGACGGAGAGACAAAGGTTGTATCAATTGCAATTTATGATGCAGTAGAAAAGTTAGATTATACATCTGCCCATGTTTATTCGGCAATTCTTTTTGGATTTTCGTTTTTTATTTTGCTTGTGGTTTATATGTTTAATAGTTCAGGATTTGGGGTAAAGAGGTGA
- the modA gene encoding molybdate ABC transporter substrate-binding protein — translation MKKAFLSFITLIIFTITSKAGEITVYAAADLTYAFTEIEKVYENKFPKDKLKIIYGSSGKGYTQIINGAPYDIIFSADMGYVEKLKQQGYIISEVKPYAVGRIVLWTLKNSGIDVSKGINTVLDPKVKKIAIANWEHAPYGIAAKECLEHYKLFDKVKNKLVLGENISQTAQYVETGAADVGFIALSIAKSDKLMREGVYYLLPDTCHKQILQGVGILKNASSDKEKLETAKRFFDFMSTPEARKIMIKYGFVLPGEKD, via the coding sequence ATGAAAAAGGCTTTTCTTTCATTTATTACTTTGATTATTTTCACAATCACATCAAAAGCAGGAGAGATTACAGTTTATGCTGCTGCGGATTTGACATATGCATTTACAGAAATTGAAAAAGTTTATGAAAATAAATTTCCAAAAGACAAACTTAAAATCATCTACGGCTCATCTGGTAAAGGATACACACAAATAATAAATGGTGCTCCTTACGATATTATCTTTTCTGCCGATATGGGTTATGTTGAAAAGCTAAAACAGCAAGGTTATATAATTTCAGAGGTTAAACCTTATGCTGTTGGAAGAATAGTTTTATGGACATTAAAAAATAGCGGTATTGATGTTTCAAAAGGAATTAACACTGTCTTAGACCCAAAAGTCAAGAAAATAGCTATTGCAAATTGGGAGCACGCTCCTTATGGAATTGCAGCAAAGGAATGCTTAGAACATTATAAACTTTTTGATAAAGTTAAAAATAAGCTTGTTTTAGGGGAAAATATTAGTCAAACAGCTCAGTATGTTGAGACAGGTGCCGCCGATGTTGGATTTATAGCATTATCTATTGCTAAAAGTGATAAATTAATGAGAGAAGGAGTTTATTATCTGCTGCCGGATACCTGCCATAAGCAAATATTGCAAGGAGTGGGAATCTTGAAAAATGCTTCATCAGACAAAGAAAAATTAGAAACAGCAAAAAGATTCTTTGATTTTATGAGCACGCCGGAAGCAAGAAAGATAATGATAAAATACGGTTTTGTTTTACCGGGAGAAAAAGATTGA
- a CDS encoding lytic transglycosylase domain-containing protein: MDKMMRKILITLLLTIGISFAEVPYQECFVKAAAQYDIPYQLLVAIAKVESGFRPWVININQNGMSVKVINPKSVEEAAIYLQYLHDNGYNYDVGVGQINARNIKRLGLRPQQLLDPCSNILVSAYILKENVLRYGLTWDAIWRYNGRKDYAYKVYNALISMGAIARR; this comes from the coding sequence ATGGATAAGATGATGAGAAAAATATTAATAACTCTACTTTTAACAATAGGAATTTCTTTTGCTGAAGTGCCTTATCAAGAATGTTTTGTTAAAGCGGCTGCTCAATATGATATACCTTATCAGCTTCTTGTAGCAATAGCAAAGGTTGAGTCAGGATTTAGACCATGGGTTATAAATATTAATCAAAATGGAATGTCTGTTAAAGTAATAAATCCTAAGTCTGTGGAAGAGGCAGCTATATATCTTCAGTATTTACATGACAATGGATACAATTATGATGTTGGTGTAGGTCAGATTAATGCAAGAAATATCAAAAGACTAGGCTTAAGACCGCAACAGTTGTTAGACCCTTGTTCTAATATATTGGTTTCAGCTTATATTTTAAAAGAAAATGTTTTGAGATACGGGCTTACATGGGATGCAATATGGCGTTATAACGGTAGAAAAGATTACGCTTATAAAGTATATAACGCTTTAATTTCTATGGGTGCTATAGCTCGCAGGTAA
- the ybeY gene encoding rRNA maturation RNase YbeY — MKNKTQKNRILINKEVYSKEITKKFLKDITEKILSELNLNNVEISITLTDNERIREINKEWRGKDKPTDVLSFPQDETIGYKYRLLGDVIISLPYAKAQAEEIGLTLREEVLRLLVHGILHLLGYDHETNEEDAKIMFDLQDKIFDKLTCEL, encoded by the coding sequence ATGAAGAACAAAACTCAAAAGAATAGAATTTTAATCAACAAAGAAGTTTATAGCAAAGAAATAACAAAGAAATTTTTAAAAGATATTACTGAAAAAATTTTATCAGAGCTTAATCTTAATAATGTTGAAATAAGCATCACATTGACAGATAATGAAAGAATAAGAGAAATAAATAAAGAATGGAGAGGAAAAGACAAGCCTACAGATGTTCTATCCTTTCCACAAGATGAAACAATTGGATATAAATATAGACTTTTGGGAGATGTTATCATCTCCCTTCCTTACGCAAAAGCTCAAGCAGAAGAAATAGGGCTTACTCTTAGAGAAGAAGTTTTGAGATTATTGGTTCATGGAATTTTACATTTACTTGGCTATGACCATGAAACAAACGAAGAAGATGCAAAAATAATGTTTGATTTGCAAGATAAAATTTTTGACAAACTTACCTGCGAGCTATAG
- a CDS encoding PhoH family protein yields MEVKRILKLEVQIPAEAFFNVVGTKDENLRFFEEIFGLKIFARGTSIIASGKEENLDRFEEFMEKVSSYFEVGHVLMPSDIRNLAIGFKLEKESLKAPKEEDFTDTILFSHKRKPIMAKTPTQKLYVETIKQNDITFGIGPAGTGKTYLAMAVAVSYLKQNKVNRIILTRPAVEAGEKLGFLPGSLEEKVDPYLRPLYDALYDMVDPEKVADMIEKKVIEVAPLAFMRGRTLNDAFIILDEAQNTTKEQMKMLLTRIGFGSKAVITGDITQIDLPKTAQSGLVEAINVLQDVKGIGFVKFSEKDVVRHPIVQRIIEAYSRYEEQNSKE; encoded by the coding sequence TTGGAGGTAAAAAGGATTTTAAAATTAGAAGTTCAAATCCCGGCGGAAGCATTTTTTAACGTTGTAGGAACAAAGGATGAAAATCTCAGATTCTTTGAAGAAATCTTTGGATTAAAAATCTTTGCAAGAGGAACGTCAATCATAGCATCAGGAAAAGAAGAAAATTTAGACAGATTTGAAGAATTTATGGAAAAAGTGTCTTCTTATTTTGAAGTTGGACACGTTTTAATGCCTTCTGATATTAGAAATCTTGCCATTGGCTTTAAACTTGAAAAAGAAAGCCTAAAAGCTCCAAAAGAAGAAGATTTTACTGATACTATCCTATTTTCTCATAAAAGAAAGCCAATAATGGCTAAAACCCCAACTCAAAAGCTTTACGTAGAAACTATAAAACAAAATGATATAACATTTGGAATTGGTCCAGCTGGAACAGGTAAAACATACCTTGCAATGGCTGTAGCAGTCTCTTATTTAAAACAAAATAAAGTAAATAGAATAATTCTTACAAGACCAGCAGTAGAAGCAGGAGAAAAGCTCGGATTTTTACCCGGCTCCTTAGAAGAGAAAGTAGACCCGTATCTAAGACCATTGTATGATGCACTTTACGATATGGTAGACCCGGAGAAAGTGGCTGATATGATAGAAAAAAAAGTTATAGAAGTTGCACCCCTTGCATTCATGAGAGGAAGGACTTTAAACGATGCTTTTATCATTCTTGATGAAGCACAAAATACAACAAAAGAACAGATGAAAATGCTCCTCACAAGAATTGGTTTTGGCTCAAAAGCTGTTATCACGGGAGATATTACTCAAATAGACCTACCAAAAACAGCCCAATCTGGTTTAGTAGAAGCTATAAATGTTTTACAAGATGTCAAAGGGATTGGGTTTGTTAAATTTTCTGAAAAAGATGTTGTCAGACATCCAATAGTACAAAGAATAATAGAGGCTTATAGTAGATATGAAGAACAAAACTCAAAAGAATAG
- a CDS encoding CsgG/HfaB family protein — protein sequence MTVALGSVDCKAQACEAPADPKQNMLAAIFGGSANVQGIGKGLGNMLITALKESGCFKVIDLDQFEQVKKKLEATGQKVQPPKIDKFINLTITQIALSRSSGALGGGLIPIIGAIKKDTQSAEVGIDVALMDPVTLEISEAKSFKANSEKTSWGLFGAGGVGGFGGGGGWSWSNNLALDTVAREVIVEATNYLAETYAKDKIIERPVIAKENEKKDEKKEENKTW from the coding sequence ATGACCGTTGCTTTAGGTTCTGTTGATTGCAAAGCTCAAGCTTGTGAAGCTCCAGCTGACCCTAAACAAAACATGCTTGCAGCTATTTTTGGTGGAAGTGCTAATGTGCAAGGAATTGGAAAAGGACTTGGGAACATGTTAATTACCGCCCTTAAAGAAAGTGGATGTTTTAAAGTTATTGACTTAGACCAATTCGAACAAGTCAAGAAAAAATTAGAAGCAACAGGACAAAAAGTTCAACCTCCAAAAATTGATAAGTTTATAAACTTAACTATTACTCAAATTGCTTTATCAAGAAGCTCTGGTGCATTAGGTGGTGGTCTTATACCCATAATTGGTGCAATTAAAAAAGATACCCAATCTGCAGAAGTTGGCATAGATGTAGCTTTAATGGACCCTGTTACATTAGAGATTAGTGAAGCTAAAAGCTTTAAAGCTAACTCTGAAAAAACATCATGGGGACTCTTTGGTGCTGGTGGAGTTGGTGGCTTCGGTGGTGGCGGTGGATGGAGCTGGTCGAATAATTTAGCATTGGATACTGTTGCAAGAGAGGTTATTGTTGAAGCTACAAACTATTTAGCAGAAACCTATGCTAAAGATAAAATCATAGAAAGACCAGTTATAGCTAAAGAAAACGAAAAAAAGGATGAAAAAAAGGAAGAGAATAAAACTTGGTAA
- a CDS encoding DUF167 domain-containing protein — MRIKVKVKPGTSKNEVKKIDENLYEVRTTTIPEKGKANEKVVELLSDFFDVPKSKIKIVKGQTSREKEVEVGE, encoded by the coding sequence GTGAGAATAAAGGTAAAAGTTAAGCCGGGTACAAGTAAAAACGAAGTTAAAAAGATAGATGAAAATCTTTATGAAGTAAGAACAACTACAATACCGGAGAAAGGAAAGGCAAACGAAAAAGTTGTTGAGCTTTTATCTGATTTTTTCGATGTTCCAAAAAGTAAAATAAAGATAGTTAAAGGTCAAACAAGTAGAGAAAAAGAGGTGGAGGTAGGAGAGTAA
- a CDS encoding inositol-3-phosphate synthase — protein MSDKKIRVAIAGVGNCASALIQGIYYYKDKQNLEASGIMHEEIGGYKPWDIEIVAAWDIDARKVGFDVSQAIFAQPNCTTIFKNDVPYMGVKVRMGKVLDGYPEHMKNYPPENAFVLADAKEDSLETVVKVLIESKADVLVNYVPVGAEKAARFYAQACLEAGVSFINCMPTFIVSDDEWAKKFEEAGIPVIGDDIKSQVGATITHRVLTQLLLERGVKVDRTYQLNVGGNTDFLNMLERSRLETKKKSKTEAVTSLIPYGIDSRNVHIGPSDYVPWLKDKKLAFIRIEGRLFGDVPMNIELRLEVEDSPNSAGVAIDAIRCAKLAQDRGIGGPLYSISAYTMKHPPIQYKDYQARQMVEEFIAGIRER, from the coding sequence TTGTCTGATAAGAAAATTAGAGTAGCTATTGCCGGGGTTGGAAACTGTGCAAGTGCTTTGATTCAAGGAATTTATTATTACAAAGATAAGCAAAATTTAGAAGCAAGCGGAATAATGCATGAAGAGATAGGCGGATATAAACCTTGGGACATAGAAATAGTGGCAGCATGGGATATAGATGCCAGAAAAGTAGGTTTTGATGTAAGTCAGGCAATTTTTGCACAACCAAACTGTACGACAATTTTTAAAAATGATGTTCCATATATGGGCGTTAAAGTCAGAATGGGTAAAGTCCTTGACGGCTATCCAGAACATATGAAAAACTACCCACCAGAAAATGCTTTTGTCTTAGCAGATGCAAAAGAAGATAGTTTAGAAACAGTTGTGAAAGTATTGATAGAATCAAAAGCAGATGTTTTAGTTAACTATGTGCCAGTTGGAGCTGAAAAGGCAGCAAGATTTTATGCTCAAGCATGCTTAGAAGCGGGTGTTTCATTCATAAACTGTATGCCAACTTTCATAGTATCTGACGATGAATGGGCTAAAAAATTTGAAGAAGCAGGCATACCGGTAATCGGAGATGACATTAAATCACAAGTTGGAGCAACAATAACTCACAGAGTTCTTACTCAGCTTTTATTAGAAAGAGGCGTTAAAGTAGATAGAACATATCAATTAAACGTTGGTGGCAATACTGACTTTTTAAATATGCTTGAAAGAAGTAGATTAGAGACTAAGAAAAAATCTAAAACAGAAGCTGTTACATCTTTAATACCTTACGGCATAGACTCAAGAAACGTTCATATTGGACCAAGTGATTATGTACCATGGCTAAAAGATAAAAAACTTGCTTTTATCAGAATAGAAGGAAGATTATTTGGTGATGTTCCTATGAACATTGAACTTAGATTGGAAGTTGAAGACTCACCTAACAGTGCAGGGGTTGCAATAGATGCTATAAGATGTGCTAAACTTGCTCAAGACAGAGGAATAGGTGGTCCGTTATATTCTATTTCTGCATATACGATGAAACATCCACCAATCCAGTATAAAGACTATCAAGCAAGACAGATGGTTGAAGAATTTATAGCAGGAATTAGAGAAAGGTGA